GTTGACCGCGAAGTCGAAGTCCGGGAGCAGCTTCGGGATCTGGTCCAGGTCGTTCTTGAGGCCGACCGCGAGGCCCCGGTCGTGGGCCATGCTCGCGAGGAGGCGGTTGTAGCGGAGCTGGTCGGCGGCGGTGAGCGGGAAGCCGGTGCGGTTCCGGTAGCCGTCCATGTTGTCGGGCTCGACGGCGTCGAAGCCCTTGTCCCGGCACATGTCGAGGCGCTTCGCCATGAGCGGTCCGAGGAGGTCGGTGCGGCGGATGTCGAGCCAGCGCTCGCCCTCCCAGCCGTTGCCCTTGCCGAGGAGGGTCTTCGGGAAGTCGTCGGCGTCGGGGCGGAAGTCCTCCCAGGCGCCGGTGGACAGGTAGCAGATCACCTTGCGGCCGCGGCGGTGGAGGTCGGCGACGGTCGACGCCGGGTGGTCGA
The DNA window shown above is from Streptomyces vietnamensis and carries:
- a CDS encoding endo alpha-1,4 polygalactosaminidase — its product is MRRPLPLLAGLLLLATACTGVPGPDPKTTEEGRWRPAPGLGWQWQLSGRLDPTVDVPVYDIDGFDHPASTVADLHRRGRKVICYLSTGAWEDFRPDADDFPKTLLGKGNGWEGERWLDIRRTDLLGPLMAKRLDMCRDKGFDAVEPDNMDGYRNRTGFPLTAADQLRYNRLLASMAHDRGLAVGLKNDLDQIPKLLPDFDFAVNEQCAEYDECGRLAPFTAAGKAVFHVEYELTTDQFCPQARKLGLGSMRKRYELDAWREPC